The nucleotide sequence AACACAACTGCGTAAGTACGCTGGTATGAGGAAATGCAGCCTGCGCACTCCTTATATCAAAGTTATATACTATTTCTTAGAGTTGTATAGTGAAAATCACATGAATTGCAGGCGAGAACAGTTTTGCGTTCAAGTTATTGGCGTAGCATCGCATCAGAGGAATATGCAATGTAAGTATGTGCATATGTGTGTATGTTTGCGGATTCCTATAGAAGTACGTCTGGAGCTGTCTTCTCGGATATCAAACCAAACGCATCCATCACCGATTACAATCTGATTTACATTACCTGCTGGCTCAACGACACTGTGAATGCCAAAAAACTAAGCTATTTTAATGCCTAGAACACTTACAATTTTTTACTTTGTCGTTTTATGCACCTTGGATCACATTCACAATTTTTTTTCGCAGTGTGACCAAAGTTATCGACAGTTGAAATCGCACGCAAACAAACCGTTAAAAGTTAGAAatgttttgatatttatttttaagggAACAGAATGGAATGGAACGGAAACAAATTAAACCGAGCGCTAAGTTCAATCCGTTTTATTCTATACCAAATAAATTAGAATCCGTTAAAATTGTATTCCTGAATAAACTAAACGTTAAAATACGTTATTACAAATGATTAGGATACATTTCTATAAGTTTATAAAAGCAATTTACTAATAGAAGAAATTGATTACCACCCAGCGCCTTACTTTAATTAATGGGCGAGGGGATGTAATTATGGATTCATTTAATTACTCTTGCTAATGACGCAACAACAAGAACGGCAGGTAAAGTTAAGTTTTATTCGGTTAATGACACTTAAAATGGGGGACGTTTTATAACCTACTCTAAATCAAAATCCGAAATCAAATATGTTACCAGTATTTGGGAAGCTCTTTCAGAACATACAAGTTACGTGGACTTAAGAcaaaaaaatatgcaaaaaatACATAGGAAAATATGGAGCTTAGGCCAAACAGGAAAGAACAGGTTCCTACGAAATACATCAATGGAAGTGCTTAAATACCTGATCAGCGATAATTCTTTACCGTGGTGGATAAAACCTTACTTTATGATAATTTTCGGATTAGTTGTTTTTGTGGCCGTAAACTTGGCAGTTGGAATTTATAACATATGGGACAGCACGCCAGTGATTATTGGAAGTAAATGTCTAAGTcttgattttagttttattaCTTTCAAAACATGGAATTTGTTTAACAGTTAGTTCTACAATGACTCCCATTGATAAAATTCCGTTCCCGGCAATAACGGTCTGCAATATGAACCAGGCTAAGAAATCGAAAGTAGAGCACTTGGCGCCGTAAGTTTAGTTAGAgtctataattaataaattaatttaacgattaattttataatttccaGCGGATCCCTTGGATTTGCTATGCTCCAAAAGACCTGTTATAAGGAAACAAATTACTCGCAATATACAGATATTCGGCATAGAAATGAAACATTTCAAAACTTTATATTAAACGTTTCTGAGAAGTGCGCGGATCTAATAGTGTCCTGTACATTCCATCAACAGCAAATTCCTTGCACCGACATCTTCAGGGAAATATTTGTTGATGAAGGCTTGTGCTGCATATTCAACTTCTTACATCCATATTATCTTTACAAATTCAAGTTAGTTTtttcaaaaaagaaaaaaaaaaagaatttaatttaattttattttcttaagaTCACCTTATATTCGGGACTACACTTCGTCGGATAGGTTTGCAGACATCGCTGTAGACTGGGATCCGATTTCTGGCTATCCACAGAGATTGCCGTCTAGTTATTATCCCCGTCCGGCAGTTGGAGTTGGCACTGCAATGGGTTTGCAAATTATTCTCAATGGTCATGTAAACGATTATTTTTGCTCTTCCACAAATGGTCAGGGCTTTAAAGTCTGTAATATTGAACACATTTTGGTCAGCTAATTTATACATAATTTTCAAGGTACTTCTGTATAATCCCATTGACCAGCCCCGCATGAAGGAGTC is from Drosophila suzukii chromosome 3, CBGP_Dsuzu_IsoJpt1.0, whole genome shotgun sequence and encodes:
- the ppk5 gene encoding pickpocket protein 28, whose amino-acid sequence is MQKIHRKIWSLGQTGKNRFLRNTSMEVLKYLISDNSLPWWIKPYFMIIFGLVVFVAVNLAVGIYNIWDSTPVIIGISSTMTPIDKIPFPAITVCNMNQAKKSKVEHLAPGSLGFAMLQKTCYKETNYSQYTDIRHRNETFQNFILNVSEKCADLIVSCTFHQQQIPCTDIFREIFVDEGLCCIFNFLHPYYLYKFKSPYIRDYTSSDRFADIAVDWDPISGYPQRLPSSYYPRPAVGVGTAMGLQIILNGHVNDYFCSSTNGQGFKVLLYNPIDQPRMKESGLPVMIGHQTSFRIIARSFEALPTIRNIHRTKRQCIFSDEQELLFYRYYTRRNCEAECESLFFLRVCNCIPYYLPLVHPNASICDVINFECLNSAESQIFDVRTSQCKELCLTSCHDLIFFPDAFTTPLSHKKVNDQSTYLKNLSSDYIRKNLAVVNFFHTDNYFRSSVRTSYTGPTEYMALTGGIMSLMIGFSVIFIAEIMYIIIFVLTLLLLLMF